From Canis lupus baileyi chromosome Y, mCanLup2.hap1, whole genome shotgun sequence, one genomic window encodes:
- the LOC140629084 gene encoding G-protein coupled receptor 143-like isoform X5 encodes MASPRLGTYCCPTRDAATQLVLSFQPRAFHALCLGSGACSVALGLLQLLPRRRPAGPGSPAAPPASPRAPASVRILRAAAACDLLGCLGILFRSAVWLGFPDLVENISSVNGTDVWPAVYCVGSAMWIELLYSACFWWLFCYAVDAYLVVRRSAGQSTIVLYHIMTWGLATLLCVEGVIMLYYPSVSRCQRDLEHAIPHYVTTYLPLLLVLVANPVLFQKTVTAVASLLKGRQGIYTENERRMGATIKIRFFKIMLVFIICWLPNIINESLLFYLELQPDVSGSSLKPIRNAAKTTWFIMGILNPAQGFLLSLAFYGWTGCSLDSQCPRKEIQWESVTTSAAEQTSLSPEGSRKCPPSGKVARVGGHNSDEALSMLSEDYFKFICA; translated from the exons ATGGCCTCCCCGCGCCTCGGGACCTACTGCTGCCCCACGCGGGACGCCGCCACGCAGCTGGTGCTGAGCTTCCAGCCGCGGGCGTTCCACGCGCTGTGCCTGGGCAGCGGCGCCTGCAGTGTGGCGCTCGgcctgctgcagctgctgccccgccgccggcccgcgggccccgggagccccgccgccccgcccgcctcGCCGCGCGCCCCGGCCTCCGTGCGCATCctgcgcgccgccgccgcctgcgaCCTGCTCGGGTGCCTGG GTATCTTGTTCCGATCTGCGGTGTGGTTAGGATTCCCAGATCTTGTCGAAAACATCTCCAGTGTGAATGGGACAGACGTTTGGCCCGCTGTGTACTGTGTGGGGAGTGCA ATGTGGATCGAGCTGCTGTACAGCGCCTGCTTCTGGTGGCTGTTTTGCTATGCAGTGGATGCCTACCTGGTAGTCCGGAGATCAGCAGGACAGAG CACCATCGTCCTTTACCACATCATGACCTGGGGCCTGGCCACCCTGCTCTGCGTGGAGGGAGTGATCATGCTCTACTACCCTTCTGTGTCCAG GTGCCAGCGGGATCTGGAACATGCCATTCCCCACTACGTCACCACATACTTGCCGCTGCTGCTGGTCCTTGTGGCCAACCCCGTCCTGTTCCAGAAGACCGTGACTGCAG tggcctcTTTACTTAAAGGAAGACAAGGCATTTACACAGAGAACGAGAGACGGATGGGAGCCACAATCAAGATccgatttttcaaaataatgctgGTTTTCATTATTTG TTGGTTGCCGAACATCATCAATGAAAGCCTTTTATTCTATCTTGAATTGCAACCAGATGTCAGTGGAAGCTCTCTGAAACCTATCCGAAATGCAGCCAAGACCACGTGGTTTATTATG GGAATACTGAATCCAGCCCAAGGATTTCTCTTGTCCTTGGCCTTCTACGGCTGGACAGGATGTAGCCTGGATTCTCAGTGCCCCAGGAAGGAGATTCAGTGGGAATCAGTGACCACCTCTGCTGCAGAGCAGACCTCCCTGTCCCCAGAGGGCTCCCGCAAATGTCCCCCCTCTGGCAAGGTGGCGCGTGTTGGCGGGCACAATTCCGACGAGGCGCTCAGCATGTTGTCTGAAG attattttaaatttatttgtgcgtga
- the LOC140629084 gene encoding G-protein coupled receptor 143-like isoform X1: MASPRLGTYCCPTRDAATQLVLSFQPRAFHALCLGSGACSVALGLLQLLPRRRPAGPGSPAAPPASPRAPASVRILRAAAACDLLGCLGILFRSAVWLGFPDLVENISSVNGTDVWPAVYCVGSAMWIELLYSACFWWLFCYAVDAYLVVRRSAGQSTIVLYHIMTWGLATLLCVEGVIMLYYPSVSRCQRDLEHAIPHYVTTYLPLLLVLVANPVLFQKTVTAVASLLKGRQGIYTENERRMGATIKIRFFKIMLVFIICWLPNIINESLLFYLELQPDVSGSSLKPIRNAAKTTWFIMGILNPAQGFLLSLAFYGWTGCSLDSQCPRKEIQWESVTTSAAEQTSLSPEGSRKCPPSGKVARVGGHNSDEALSMLSEGDQLGLFLGPKNTVMNRWIKSLRWVLSGCNWKPRRKTVFLVKAKRQGLCIYRPSIWSI, from the exons ATGGCCTCCCCGCGCCTCGGGACCTACTGCTGCCCCACGCGGGACGCCGCCACGCAGCTGGTGCTGAGCTTCCAGCCGCGGGCGTTCCACGCGCTGTGCCTGGGCAGCGGCGCCTGCAGTGTGGCGCTCGgcctgctgcagctgctgccccgccgccggcccgcgggccccgggagccccgccgccccgcccgcctcGCCGCGCGCCCCGGCCTCCGTGCGCATCctgcgcgccgccgccgcctgcgaCCTGCTCGGGTGCCTGG GTATCTTGTTCCGATCTGCGGTGTGGTTAGGATTCCCAGATCTTGTCGAAAACATCTCCAGTGTGAATGGGACAGACGTTTGGCCCGCTGTGTACTGTGTGGGGAGTGCA ATGTGGATCGAGCTGCTGTACAGCGCCTGCTTCTGGTGGCTGTTTTGCTATGCAGTGGATGCCTACCTGGTAGTCCGGAGATCAGCAGGACAGAG CACCATCGTCCTTTACCACATCATGACCTGGGGCCTGGCCACCCTGCTCTGCGTGGAGGGAGTGATCATGCTCTACTACCCTTCTGTGTCCAG GTGCCAGCGGGATCTGGAACATGCCATTCCCCACTACGTCACCACATACTTGCCGCTGCTGCTGGTCCTTGTGGCCAACCCCGTCCTGTTCCAGAAGACCGTGACTGCAG tggcctcTTTACTTAAAGGAAGACAAGGCATTTACACAGAGAACGAGAGACGGATGGGAGCCACAATCAAGATccgatttttcaaaataatgctgGTTTTCATTATTTG TTGGTTGCCGAACATCATCAATGAAAGCCTTTTATTCTATCTTGAATTGCAACCAGATGTCAGTGGAAGCTCTCTGAAACCTATCCGAAATGCAGCCAAGACCACGTGGTTTATTATG GGAATACTGAATCCAGCCCAAGGATTTCTCTTGTCCTTGGCCTTCTACGGCTGGACAGGATGTAGCCTGGATTCTCAGTGCCCCAGGAAGGAGATTCAGTGGGAATCAGTGACCACCTCTGCTGCAGAGCAGACCTCCCTGTCCCCAGAGGGCTCCCGCAAATGTCCCCCCTCTGGCAAGGTGGCGCGTGTTGGCGGGCACAATTCCGACGAGGCGCTCAGCATGTTGTCTGAAG GTGACCAGCTTGGTCTATTCTTGGGGCCAAAAAATACAGTGATGAATCGATGGATTAAATCCCTGAGATGGGTATTGTCTGGTTGTAATTGGAAGCCTCGAAGAAAAACAGTCTTTCTGGTGAAAGCTAAAAGACAGGGACTGTGCATTTATCGGCCTTCTATCTGGTCTATCTAG
- the LOC140629084 gene encoding G-protein coupled receptor 143-like isoform X2, which produces MASPRLGTYCCPTRDAATQLVLSFQPRAFHALCLGSGACSVALGLLQLLPRRRPAGPGSPAAPPASPRAPASVRILRAAAACDLLGCLGILFRSAVWLGFPDLVENISSVNGTDVWPAVYCVGSAMWIELLYSACFWWLFCYAVDAYLVVRRSAGQSTIVLYHIMTWGLATLLCVEGVIMLYYPSVSRCQRDLEHAIPHYVTTYLPLLLVLVANPVLFQKTVTAVASLLKGRQGIYTENERRMGATIKIRFFKIMLVFIICWLPNIINESLLFYLELQPDVSGSSLKPIRNAAKTTWFIMGILNPAQGFLLSLAFYGWTGCSLDSQCPRKEIQWESVTTSAAEQTSLSPEGSRKCPPSGKVARVGGHNSDEALSMLSEGSDASTVEIHVTSESRDRNEVGPVPEPRGGL; this is translated from the exons ATGGCCTCCCCGCGCCTCGGGACCTACTGCTGCCCCACGCGGGACGCCGCCACGCAGCTGGTGCTGAGCTTCCAGCCGCGGGCGTTCCACGCGCTGTGCCTGGGCAGCGGCGCCTGCAGTGTGGCGCTCGgcctgctgcagctgctgccccgccgccggcccgcgggccccgggagccccgccgccccgcccgcctcGCCGCGCGCCCCGGCCTCCGTGCGCATCctgcgcgccgccgccgcctgcgaCCTGCTCGGGTGCCTGG GTATCTTGTTCCGATCTGCGGTGTGGTTAGGATTCCCAGATCTTGTCGAAAACATCTCCAGTGTGAATGGGACAGACGTTTGGCCCGCTGTGTACTGTGTGGGGAGTGCA ATGTGGATCGAGCTGCTGTACAGCGCCTGCTTCTGGTGGCTGTTTTGCTATGCAGTGGATGCCTACCTGGTAGTCCGGAGATCAGCAGGACAGAG CACCATCGTCCTTTACCACATCATGACCTGGGGCCTGGCCACCCTGCTCTGCGTGGAGGGAGTGATCATGCTCTACTACCCTTCTGTGTCCAG GTGCCAGCGGGATCTGGAACATGCCATTCCCCACTACGTCACCACATACTTGCCGCTGCTGCTGGTCCTTGTGGCCAACCCCGTCCTGTTCCAGAAGACCGTGACTGCAG tggcctcTTTACTTAAAGGAAGACAAGGCATTTACACAGAGAACGAGAGACGGATGGGAGCCACAATCAAGATccgatttttcaaaataatgctgGTTTTCATTATTTG TTGGTTGCCGAACATCATCAATGAAAGCCTTTTATTCTATCTTGAATTGCAACCAGATGTCAGTGGAAGCTCTCTGAAACCTATCCGAAATGCAGCCAAGACCACGTGGTTTATTATG GGAATACTGAATCCAGCCCAAGGATTTCTCTTGTCCTTGGCCTTCTACGGCTGGACAGGATGTAGCCTGGATTCTCAGTGCCCCAGGAAGGAGATTCAGTGGGAATCAGTGACCACCTCTGCTGCAGAGCAGACCTCCCTGTCCCCAGAGGGCTCCCGCAAATGTCCCCCCTCTGGCAAGGTGGCGCGTGTTGGCGGGCACAATTCCGACGAGGCGCTCAGCATGTTGTCTGAAG
- the LOC140629084 gene encoding G-protein coupled receptor 143-like isoform X3, with protein sequence MASPRLGTYCCPTRDAATQLVLSFQPRAFHALCLGSGACSVALGLLQLLPRRRPAGPGSPAAPPASPRAPASVRILRAAAACDLLGCLGILFRSAVWLGFPDLVENISSVNGTDVWPAVYCVGSAMWIELLYSACFWWLFCYAVDAYLVVRRSAGQSTIVLYHIMTWGLATLLCVEGVIMLYYPSVSRCQRDLEHAIPHYVTTYLPLLLVLVANPVLFQKTVTAVASLLKGRQGIYTENERRMGATIKIRFFKIMLVFIICWLPNIINESLLFYLELQPDVSGSSLKPIRNAAKTTWFIMGILNPAQGFLLSLAFYGWTGCSLDSQCPRKEIQWESVTTSAAEQTSLSPEGSRKCPPSGKVARVGGHNSDEALSMLSEGSSEVTHTSSHERRTSSSTVGDPVESNSF encoded by the exons ATGGCCTCCCCGCGCCTCGGGACCTACTGCTGCCCCACGCGGGACGCCGCCACGCAGCTGGTGCTGAGCTTCCAGCCGCGGGCGTTCCACGCGCTGTGCCTGGGCAGCGGCGCCTGCAGTGTGGCGCTCGgcctgctgcagctgctgccccgccgccggcccgcgggccccgggagccccgccgccccgcccgcctcGCCGCGCGCCCCGGCCTCCGTGCGCATCctgcgcgccgccgccgcctgcgaCCTGCTCGGGTGCCTGG GTATCTTGTTCCGATCTGCGGTGTGGTTAGGATTCCCAGATCTTGTCGAAAACATCTCCAGTGTGAATGGGACAGACGTTTGGCCCGCTGTGTACTGTGTGGGGAGTGCA ATGTGGATCGAGCTGCTGTACAGCGCCTGCTTCTGGTGGCTGTTTTGCTATGCAGTGGATGCCTACCTGGTAGTCCGGAGATCAGCAGGACAGAG CACCATCGTCCTTTACCACATCATGACCTGGGGCCTGGCCACCCTGCTCTGCGTGGAGGGAGTGATCATGCTCTACTACCCTTCTGTGTCCAG GTGCCAGCGGGATCTGGAACATGCCATTCCCCACTACGTCACCACATACTTGCCGCTGCTGCTGGTCCTTGTGGCCAACCCCGTCCTGTTCCAGAAGACCGTGACTGCAG tggcctcTTTACTTAAAGGAAGACAAGGCATTTACACAGAGAACGAGAGACGGATGGGAGCCACAATCAAGATccgatttttcaaaataatgctgGTTTTCATTATTTG TTGGTTGCCGAACATCATCAATGAAAGCCTTTTATTCTATCTTGAATTGCAACCAGATGTCAGTGGAAGCTCTCTGAAACCTATCCGAAATGCAGCCAAGACCACGTGGTTTATTATG GGAATACTGAATCCAGCCCAAGGATTTCTCTTGTCCTTGGCCTTCTACGGCTGGACAGGATGTAGCCTGGATTCTCAGTGCCCCAGGAAGGAGATTCAGTGGGAATCAGTGACCACCTCTGCTGCAGAGCAGACCTCCCTGTCCCCAGAGGGCTCCCGCAAATGTCCCCCCTCTGGCAAGGTGGCGCGTGTTGGCGGGCACAATTCCGACGAGGCGCTCAGCATGTTGTCTGAAG
- the LOC140629084 gene encoding G-protein coupled receptor 143-like isoform X6 yields MASPRLGTYCCPTRDAATQLVLSFQPRAFHALCLGSGACSVALGLLQLLPRRRPAGPGSPAAPPASPRAPASVRILRAAAACDLLGCLGILFRSAVWLGFPDLVENISSVNGTDVWPAVYCVGSAMWIELLYSACFWWLFCYAVDAYLVVRRSAGQSTIVLYHIMTWGLATLLCVEGVIMLYYPSVSRCQRDLEHAIPHYVTTYLPLLLVLVANPVLFQKTVTAVASLLKGRQGIYTENERRMGATIKIRFFKIMLVFIICWLPNIINESLLFYLELQPDVSGSSLKPIRNAAKTTWFIMGILNPAQGFLLSLAFYGWTGCSLDSQCPRKEIQWESVTTSAAEQTSLSPEGSRKCPPSGKVARVGGHNSDEALSMLSEEDAS; encoded by the exons ATGGCCTCCCCGCGCCTCGGGACCTACTGCTGCCCCACGCGGGACGCCGCCACGCAGCTGGTGCTGAGCTTCCAGCCGCGGGCGTTCCACGCGCTGTGCCTGGGCAGCGGCGCCTGCAGTGTGGCGCTCGgcctgctgcagctgctgccccgccgccggcccgcgggccccgggagccccgccgccccgcccgcctcGCCGCGCGCCCCGGCCTCCGTGCGCATCctgcgcgccgccgccgcctgcgaCCTGCTCGGGTGCCTGG GTATCTTGTTCCGATCTGCGGTGTGGTTAGGATTCCCAGATCTTGTCGAAAACATCTCCAGTGTGAATGGGACAGACGTTTGGCCCGCTGTGTACTGTGTGGGGAGTGCA ATGTGGATCGAGCTGCTGTACAGCGCCTGCTTCTGGTGGCTGTTTTGCTATGCAGTGGATGCCTACCTGGTAGTCCGGAGATCAGCAGGACAGAG CACCATCGTCCTTTACCACATCATGACCTGGGGCCTGGCCACCCTGCTCTGCGTGGAGGGAGTGATCATGCTCTACTACCCTTCTGTGTCCAG GTGCCAGCGGGATCTGGAACATGCCATTCCCCACTACGTCACCACATACTTGCCGCTGCTGCTGGTCCTTGTGGCCAACCCCGTCCTGTTCCAGAAGACCGTGACTGCAG tggcctcTTTACTTAAAGGAAGACAAGGCATTTACACAGAGAACGAGAGACGGATGGGAGCCACAATCAAGATccgatttttcaaaataatgctgGTTTTCATTATTTG TTGGTTGCCGAACATCATCAATGAAAGCCTTTTATTCTATCTTGAATTGCAACCAGATGTCAGTGGAAGCTCTCTGAAACCTATCCGAAATGCAGCCAAGACCACGTGGTTTATTATG GGAATACTGAATCCAGCCCAAGGATTTCTCTTGTCCTTGGCCTTCTACGGCTGGACAGGATGTAGCCTGGATTCTCAGTGCCCCAGGAAGGAGATTCAGTGGGAATCAGTGACCACCTCTGCTGCAGAGCAGACCTCCCTGTCCCCAGAGGGCTCCCGCAAATGTCCCCCCTCTGGCAAGGTGGCGCGTGTTGGCGGGCACAATTCCGACGAGGCGCTCAGCATGTTGTCTGAAG
- the LOC140629084 gene encoding G-protein coupled receptor 143-like isoform X4, producing MASPRLGTYCCPTRDAATQLVLSFQPRAFHALCLGSGACSVALGLLQLLPRRRPAGPGSPAAPPASPRAPASVRILRAAAACDLLGCLGILFRSAVWLGFPDLVENISSVNGTDVWPAVYCVGSAMWIELLYSACFWWLFCYAVDAYLVVRRSAGQSTIVLYHIMTWGLATLLCVEGVIMLYYPSVSRCQRDLEHAIPHYVTTYLPLLLVLVANPVLFQKTVTAVASLLKGRQGIYTENERRMGATIKIRFFKIMLVFIICWLPNIINESLLFYLELQPDVSGSSLKPIRNAAKTTWFIMGILNPAQGFLLSLAFYGWTGCSLDSQCPRKEIQWESVTTSAAEQTSLSPEGSRKCPPSGKVARVGGHNSDEALSMLSEDLPLLEISSKWTNICLASFT from the exons ATGGCCTCCCCGCGCCTCGGGACCTACTGCTGCCCCACGCGGGACGCCGCCACGCAGCTGGTGCTGAGCTTCCAGCCGCGGGCGTTCCACGCGCTGTGCCTGGGCAGCGGCGCCTGCAGTGTGGCGCTCGgcctgctgcagctgctgccccgccgccggcccgcgggccccgggagccccgccgccccgcccgcctcGCCGCGCGCCCCGGCCTCCGTGCGCATCctgcgcgccgccgccgcctgcgaCCTGCTCGGGTGCCTGG GTATCTTGTTCCGATCTGCGGTGTGGTTAGGATTCCCAGATCTTGTCGAAAACATCTCCAGTGTGAATGGGACAGACGTTTGGCCCGCTGTGTACTGTGTGGGGAGTGCA ATGTGGATCGAGCTGCTGTACAGCGCCTGCTTCTGGTGGCTGTTTTGCTATGCAGTGGATGCCTACCTGGTAGTCCGGAGATCAGCAGGACAGAG CACCATCGTCCTTTACCACATCATGACCTGGGGCCTGGCCACCCTGCTCTGCGTGGAGGGAGTGATCATGCTCTACTACCCTTCTGTGTCCAG GTGCCAGCGGGATCTGGAACATGCCATTCCCCACTACGTCACCACATACTTGCCGCTGCTGCTGGTCCTTGTGGCCAACCCCGTCCTGTTCCAGAAGACCGTGACTGCAG tggcctcTTTACTTAAAGGAAGACAAGGCATTTACACAGAGAACGAGAGACGGATGGGAGCCACAATCAAGATccgatttttcaaaataatgctgGTTTTCATTATTTG TTGGTTGCCGAACATCATCAATGAAAGCCTTTTATTCTATCTTGAATTGCAACCAGATGTCAGTGGAAGCTCTCTGAAACCTATCCGAAATGCAGCCAAGACCACGTGGTTTATTATG GGAATACTGAATCCAGCCCAAGGATTTCTCTTGTCCTTGGCCTTCTACGGCTGGACAGGATGTAGCCTGGATTCTCAGTGCCCCAGGAAGGAGATTCAGTGGGAATCAGTGACCACCTCTGCTGCAGAGCAGACCTCCCTGTCCCCAGAGGGCTCCCGCAAATGTCCCCCCTCTGGCAAGGTGGCGCGTGTTGGCGGGCACAATTCCGACGAGGCGCTCAGCATGTTGTCTGAAG